The Artemia franciscana chromosome 11, ASM3288406v1, whole genome shotgun sequence genome has a segment encoding these proteins:
- the LOC136032655 gene encoding nuclear factor interleukin-3-regulated protein-like has translation MVTTNQEESLQSDYYSGDRSTDREMNLSNDVYVGTSSCDEAVNMSSSASLHRKQREFIPDAKKDINYWDRRRRNNEAAKRSREKRRINDIILEQRVLELTKENHILRAQLNAIRDKYQISAENIISMDQIVASMPTQEQIINFSRSRSRAYTPSVSVEPPVRQSVVVSRITPTSNFDHIYSRVHEEDQMSSMTCDTKREYCSSGDEAPPSPSIAQYESYSSSGLPFKLRHKTHLGEKEAANTLLSLTEVKEEAINLKLLPRDQNRESPLPSGSFSDSGVSSYDWSNEEGPEVKRPRRDDNGQNDDAIRDQLARLASEVESLKSMLNSKPVN, from the exons ATGGTCACAACGAATCAAGAAGAATCATTGCAGTCTGATTATTACTCTGGTGATAGAAGCACAGATAGAGAAATGAATCTTTCAAATGATGTTTATGTTGGAACTTCCAGCTGTGATGA GGCAGTCAACATGTCTTCCTCGGCTTCATTGCATCGTAAACAGCGAGAATTTATTCCAGACGCGAAAAAGGACATAAACTACTGGGATCGTCGCCGTCGCAACAACGAGGCTGCAAAACGTTCACGAGAGAAAAGGCGAATCAACGACATAATTCTTGAGCAACGAGTTTTAGAATTGACAAAGGAAAACCATATTCTAAGAGCACAGCTAAATGCAATAAGggataaataccaaatttcggCTGAAAATATTATCTCGATGGACCAGATTGTAGCTTCAATGCCGACACAAGAGCAGATTATAAATTTTTCAAGATCCCGTTCAAGGGCGTATACACCGTCCGTTAGTGTCGAGCCTCCAGTGCGCCAGTCAGTTGTTGTGTCAAGAATAACACCAACTTCGAATTTTGACCACATCTATAGCCGAGTTCATGAGGAAGATCAAATGAGCTCAATGACATGCGACACAAAGAGGGAGTACTGCTCATCTGGTGATGAAGCTCCTCCTTCTCCTTCAATAGCACAATATGAGTCATATTCATCATCAGGCCTACCTTTCAAGCTCCGCCATAAGACACATCTAGGCGAAAAAGAAGCAGCTAATACCCTTTTAAGTCTGACAGAAGTCAAGGAAGAagcaataaatttgaaattgttaCCACGTGATCAAAACAGAGAATCCCCTCTACCGAGTGGAAGCTTCAGTGATTCCGGTGTTTCATCATATGATTGGTCAAATGAAGAAGGCCCAGAGGTAAAAAGACCTAGGCGAGATGACAATGGCCAAAACGACGATGCCATACGTGACCAGTTGGCTCGTTTAGCGTCAGAAGTTGAATCCCTGAAGTCCATGTTAAATTCAAAACCAGTAAACTAA